The following coding sequences are from one Eucalyptus grandis isolate ANBG69807.140 chromosome 11, ASM1654582v1, whole genome shotgun sequence window:
- the LOC120289493 gene encoding uncharacterized protein LOC120289493, translated as MGVLSNEIKRDQLKPGDHIYSWRHFYLYSHHGIYVGKGKVIHFTRGAGHEIGRGTVLDRIISSSCPSPPVGTQCRICGDQSRLDGVISSCIDCFLSGGNLYLFEYGVSRAFHLASARGGTCTLAKSDPAEDVLHRAFYLLQNGFGGYNLFKKNCEDFAFYCKTGLLVVTASSGGRSGQAAAFQAASTAVGSSPLRYLTTRVTGLAVGGLAVDSLVSYGRYCISRLVSDIGFHHDVVKVPVERLVDQSHLYDPQAAVDIPTPSRIVIAEID; from the exons ATGGGAGTGCTGTCCAACGAGATCAAAAGGGACCAACTCAAGCCTGGGGATCACATCTACTCTTGGCGTCACTTTTACCTCTACTCCCACCACG GAATATACGTCGGTAAAGGGAAGGTCATTCACTTCACTCGAGGGGCAGGACACGAAATCGGCAGGGGTACTGTGTTAGACCGCATCATTTCGAGCTCATGTCCCTCTCCTCCTGTCGGTACACAATGCCGGATATGTGGAGATCAGTCGAGACTTGATGGTGTCATCTCTTCCTGCATCGACTGCTTCCTTTCAGGTGGAAACCTCTACCTCTTTGAGTACGGCGTGTCCCGTGCTTTCCATCTTGCTAGCGCTCGAGGAGGGACTTGCACCCTTGCGAAATCCGACCCCGCTGAAGATGTGCTTCACCGTGCCTTTTACCTCCTCCAGAATGGCTTTGGAGGCTACaatcttttcaagaaaaactgTGAGGACTTTGCTTTCTACTGTAAAACAGGTCTGCTTGTGGTGACAGCAAGTAGTGGAGGCCGAAGTGGGCAAGCAGCAGCTTTTCAGGCTGCTTCAACTGCTGTCGGGTCCTCTCCACTTAGATACTTGACGACCCGTGTTACTGGTCTGGCAGTTGGTGGTCTGGCAGTTGATAGTCTGGTGAGTTATGGCAGGTATTGCATCAGTCGTTTGGTCTCTGACATTGGGTTTCACCATGATGTGGTTAAAGTACCGGTCGAAAGACTTGTGGATCAATCTCATTTATATGATCCCCAAGCTGCTGTGGATATTCCCACCCCCAGTCGTATTGTCATAGCCGAGATTGACTAA